A genomic region of Spirochaetota bacterium contains the following coding sequences:
- a CDS encoding adenylate/guanylate cyclase domain-containing protein produces the protein MKVSRYHGVKFGLLVGPSLAGIVLGAAIAFFFVSKNPTKWTAVQGGLCGLLIGFTAFYMEYFVFDRIRKLTVILSAVLRSIIFSVVIVISYVISDLLVFGAATLAYDVRTFIMPSFGLAMTSILALMLLINISRLLGQKALVRLLVGLYHKPIIRKRIFMFIDLASSTAIAEEIGDIRFHSFLNDFFFDATRPIVECKGEIYKYVGDEIIVSWTMKGGLKDLNCIECFFLIEDAIEALRGRYERQYGAFPRFSAGIHCGDAVIGEMGDYKREVAFLGDVVNTTSRIQSECKARGRRLIISGDLYGELSGASPGSYGFENLGSITLRGKKREVPLYSVTRKASA, from the coding sequence ATGAAGGTATCACGCTATCACGGCGTCAAGTTCGGCCTCCTGGTGGGACCCTCCCTGGCCGGGATCGTCCTCGGCGCGGCCATAGCGTTCTTCTTCGTGTCGAAGAACCCGACGAAATGGACGGCCGTCCAAGGCGGCCTCTGCGGCCTCCTCATCGGGTTCACCGCTTTTTACATGGAGTATTTCGTCTTTGACCGCATCAGGAAGCTTACGGTCATCCTGAGCGCCGTCCTCCGGTCGATCATCTTTTCAGTCGTCATCGTCATCTCCTACGTCATATCAGACCTCCTGGTGTTCGGCGCCGCCACGCTGGCCTACGACGTCAGGACCTTTATCATGCCGAGCTTCGGCCTTGCCATGACGTCCATCCTGGCGCTCATGCTCCTGATCAACATAAGCAGGCTCCTGGGCCAGAAGGCCCTGGTGCGGCTCCTGGTGGGCCTGTACCACAAGCCGATCATAAGGAAAAGGATATTCATGTTCATCGACCTGGCGTCGTCCACGGCCATCGCTGAGGAGATCGGCGACATACGGTTCCATTCCTTCCTGAACGACTTTTTCTTCGACGCGACGCGGCCCATCGTGGAATGCAAGGGAGAGATCTACAAGTACGTCGGCGACGAGATCATCGTCTCCTGGACCATGAAGGGCGGCCTCAAAGACCTCAACTGCATAGAGTGCTTCTTCCTGATAGAGGACGCCATCGAGGCGCTGCGCGGCCGGTACGAGCGGCAGTACGGCGCGTTCCCGCGATTTTCCGCCGGGATCCACTGCGGCGACGCCGTCATCGGCGAGATGGGGGATTACAAGCGCGAGGTGGCCTTTCTCGGCGACGTGGTCAATACCACGTCGCGTATCCAGTCCGAATGCAAGGCCCGGGGCCGGCGCCTCATCATTTCCGGTGACCTCTACGGCGAATTGTCCGGGGCGAGCCCCGGGTCTTACGGGTTCGAGAATCTCGGGTCCATCACGCTGCGGGGGAAGAAGAGGGAAGTGCCGCTGTACAGTGTCACCAGGAAGGCTTCCGCCTGA
- a CDS encoding SpoIIE family protein phosphatase, which yields MIIAFFSVSCGDAEPSRQHDGGRIAISRWIPDGRGDIRAASLKGTWLFRRGDDPSYRDSGLDDSGWEPIEVPLNWFRLPPGRKHHGYGWYRLHIAMPEMPGTLVPGIELGWIDDADEVYCNGRLIGRTGLFPGDLGYGAGRHSYDRTRIYPVPRDLFRPGSDTVLAVRVHSMDYDTAGIYMGDQRIGSYRSLVDRFHLTENIIIVMSALYLIVALYHAFLFFRRPRTFENLFFALFTASVGLVTLLRSQTKYFIIDNFAVLKFTEYCAEAVLIGLFLHFLVYYFEERFYNRASIAFDALIGGSLVYLSLSYPDVTRYFYLSDYVTYWIYLAAMLYSLWYLFRQRKRNDARIMLGAFIIVAATVAADILIGMTDVSVPWMAHYGFLAFILAIAGALGDRFVNLYNGAVRAARERSELIAIQQELRIAREIQLSILPEKTPDVPGLAIAARYIPMGAVGGDFYDFQVIPDGSGLGVLIADVTGHGVPASLIASMMKVAFSFQRERLADPALLMKNLNSMFYDKIRNNYITAGYVMVDRERMTLRHASAGHLPVLHCSGAGERVDELKPRGILLGMNPSAEYVTQTRAISRGDRIVIFTDGIVEAASVSGELFGDRRFLDLIHETGGLGLEEFADRIISEVNGFIPAGREPQDDITLVVIDVK from the coding sequence GTGATAATCGCCTTTTTTTCAGTAAGCTGCGGTGACGCGGAACCGTCCCGGCAGCACGATGGAGGACGCATCGCCATCAGCCGGTGGATACCCGACGGCAGGGGAGACATTCGCGCGGCAAGCCTGAAGGGGACCTGGCTCTTCAGGCGGGGAGACGATCCCTCGTACCGCGACAGCGGCCTTGATGACTCCGGCTGGGAACCCATTGAGGTTCCCCTGAACTGGTTCCGGCTGCCCCCCGGCAGAAAGCACCATGGCTACGGCTGGTACCGTCTCCATATCGCCATGCCGGAAATGCCGGGAACCCTCGTGCCCGGCATCGAGCTCGGATGGATCGACGACGCGGACGAGGTGTACTGCAACGGCCGGCTCATCGGCAGGACCGGCCTGTTCCCGGGGGACCTAGGCTACGGCGCCGGCCGCCATTCCTACGACCGCACCAGGATCTATCCGGTACCCCGCGACCTGTTCCGGCCGGGAAGCGACACGGTGCTGGCCGTGCGCGTACACTCCATGGACTACGATACCGCCGGCATCTACATGGGAGACCAGCGCATCGGATCGTACCGGTCCCTGGTCGACCGCTTCCACCTGACCGAGAATATCATCATCGTCATGAGCGCCCTCTACCTCATCGTCGCGCTCTACCACGCCTTCCTTTTTTTCAGGCGCCCGAGGACCTTCGAGAACCTCTTCTTCGCCCTCTTCACCGCCTCCGTGGGCCTGGTGACCCTGCTCCGCAGCCAGACAAAATACTTCATCATCGATAATTTCGCGGTCTTGAAATTCACGGAATACTGCGCCGAAGCCGTCCTGATAGGTCTCTTCCTCCACTTCCTCGTTTATTATTTCGAGGAGCGATTCTACAACCGCGCGTCCATCGCCTTTGACGCGCTGATCGGCGGGAGCCTCGTGTATCTTTCCCTGAGCTACCCGGACGTTACCAGGTATTTCTATCTTTCCGACTATGTTACCTACTGGATCTATCTGGCCGCGATGCTCTACAGCCTCTGGTACCTCTTCCGCCAGAGGAAGCGGAACGACGCGCGGATCATGCTGGGGGCCTTCATCATCGTGGCGGCGACGGTCGCGGCGGACATACTGATCGGCATGACCGACGTGTCCGTCCCCTGGATGGCCCATTACGGCTTCCTCGCCTTTATCCTGGCCATCGCCGGGGCCCTGGGAGACCGCTTCGTCAATCTCTACAACGGGGCGGTCCGGGCGGCCAGGGAGCGGAGCGAACTCATCGCGATCCAGCAGGAGCTGCGCATCGCCCGGGAGATCCAGCTGTCGATCCTTCCGGAAAAAACGCCCGACGTCCCGGGACTGGCGATCGCCGCGCGGTACATCCCCATGGGCGCCGTCGGCGGCGATTTCTACGACTTCCAGGTCATCCCGGACGGGAGCGGCCTGGGGGTCCTGATCGCCGACGTCACCGGCCACGGCGTGCCCGCGTCCCTCATCGCGTCCATGATGAAGGTCGCCTTCTCCTTCCAGCGCGAGCGCCTGGCTGATCCGGCCCTCCTGATGAAGAACCTGAACTCGATGTTTTACGACAAGATCCGGAACAACTACATAACGGCGGGTTACGTCATGGTGGACAGGGAGCGCATGACTCTCCGCCATGCCTCCGCCGGGCACCTGCCGGTGCTTCATTGCAGCGGGGCCGGGGAGCGGGTCGACGAGCTGAAGCCGAGGGGGATCCTCCTGGGGATGAACCCGTCGGCCGAGTACGTGACGCAGACGCGGGCCATCTCCCGGGGCGACCGCATCGTCATCTTCACCGACGGCATCGTCGAGGCGGCCAGCGTCTCCGGCGAGCTCTTCGGGGACAGGCGCTTCCTCGACCTGATCCATGAGACCGGAGGCCTGGGACTGGAGGAATTCGCAGACAGGATCATCAGCGAGGTGAACGGCTTCATCCCGGCCGGCAGGGAGCCGCAGGACGACATCACCCTGGTCGTCATCGACGTAAAATGA
- a CDS encoding HU family DNA-binding protein, whose translation MATKTSKNAKKAAPKEAAKTKVSYPEKYTAQTIAKYIAEKHTLQRSKAQEMIDDLFDVINAGVMKGQRVPLGKFGKLFIKVKPATKARIGRNPLTGEEITIAAKKATKVPKFSFSKAYKEAALKATVK comes from the coding sequence ATGGCCACAAAAACAAGCAAGAACGCAAAGAAAGCAGCGCCCAAGGAAGCAGCGAAGACAAAAGTAAGCTACCCGGAGAAATACACGGCCCAGACAATAGCCAAATACATCGCCGAAAAGCATACCCTCCAACGGTCGAAGGCCCAGGAGATGATCGACGATCTGTTCGATGTCATCAACGCCGGCGTCATGAAGGGCCAGAGGGTGCCGCTTGGCAAATTCGGCAAGCTCTTCATCAAGGTCAAACCCGCGACGAAAGCGCGCATCGGCAGGAATCCTCTCACCGGCGAGGAGATCACCATAGCGGCGAAAAAAGCGACCAAGGTGCCGAAGTTCTCCTTCAGCAAGGCCTACAAGGAAGCGGCCCTCAAGGCCACGGTAAAATAG
- a CDS encoding RNA-binding protein, with protein sequence MQGRTLYVGNLSLSLRKEKLFELFSGYGSVLDVKIVGDNAFGFIEMSSTDEAENAKKSLNGYDLEGLKLKVDEARPKNYRKTGGPRQY encoded by the coding sequence ATGCAGGGAAGAACGCTCTATGTCGGGAATCTGAGTCTGTCTCTACGCAAGGAGAAATTGTTCGAGTTGTTTTCCGGGTACGGAAGCGTCCTCGATGTGAAGATTGTCGGGGACAACGCCTTCGGATTCATTGAAATGTCCAGCACGGATGAGGCGGAAAACGCCAAAAAATCCTTGAACGGTTACGATCTGGAAGGACTTAAATTGAAAGTCGATGAGGCCCGTCCTAAAAACTACAGAAAGACCGGCGGACCCCGGCAGTACTGA